The region GGCAAGACAGAAGGAGTTTTACCTCCAACAGAACAAATCGAAGGTGAAGTATATGAACAAGGGGATAGAATAAAAGTATTTATATTGGAAGTTAAAAAAACAACAAAAGGGCCTCAAATTGTACTTTCAAGATCTCATCCAGGACTTGTAAAAAGACTTTTTGAATTAGAAGTGCCAGAAATACAAGAAGGTGTAGTAGAGATTTATGCTATATCAAGAGAAGCAGGTTCTCGAACAAAATTAGCAGTATTTTCAAGGGAGGAAAATGTAGATCCAGTAGGTGCTTGTGTTGGTTTTAAAGGAAGTAGGGTAAAAGCTATAGTTGATGAGCTAAATGGTGAAAAAATAGATATAGTTATATGGAGTAAAAATATGGATGAATTTATTGCTAATAGCTTAAGTCCTTCAAAAGTAATTAATGTTGATATAGATGAAAAAGAAAGATCTGCTGTAGTAGTAGTTCCAGATTATCAATTGTCATTAGCAATTGGTAAGGAAGGTCAGAATGCAAGACTAGCAGCTAAGTTAACTAATTGGAAAATTGACATAAAAAGTGAAAGTCAATATAAAGAGGAAAAAGAATAATAGGGGTGATTTGATGAAAAAAAAGAAAATGCCTCTAAGGAAATGTGTGGCTTGTGGTGAAAATAAGCCAAAAAAAGAATTGATAAGAATTGTAAACAACAAAGAAGAAGGCGTAATACTTGATTTAACGGGAAAAAAGAATGGTAGAGGGGCTTATATATGTAGAAACATAGAATGTTTAAATTTAGCAATAAAGAATAAAAAACTTTCAAGAGCATTAGAAACTGAAGTTCCTGATACTATATATGATGAGTTAAAAGAAGTAATAGATAGCAAATAAAAAAAGTCACCTGTAAATTATATTGGGGGTGTATAGTTTGACAAAAATTAGAGTTTATGAATTAGCTAAAGAATTAGGTGTTTCAAGTAAGGAACTAATCGAAAAAATTGAAGATTTAGAGTTAGATATAAGTAGTCATATGAGTACTATAGAGGAAGAAGAAGCAGATTTAATAAAGGAACTTTTAGAAGGTGAAGAAGAAAAACAAAAAAAAGGTGACAAGAAATTGAAACCTAAAAAAATGACCAAAGAAAAAGAAGTTACTAAAGATGAAGGAAAAAAAGAAGACGAGGCAAAGGAAGTGGAAATTATAGAGCTAGAAGAAAATATAATTGTAAAAGATTTAGCAGATAAATTAGGAGTTACTGCAAGTCAAGTGATAACTAAATTGATCTCATTAGGAGTTATGGTTAGCCAAAATCAATCAATTGATTTTGATATAGCTAGTATTATAGCTGAAGAATTTGGTTTTATAACGGAAAAAAGTGTACCAGAGGATGATGGTTTTAAAGAAGAATTGGATGAGTTAGTTTTTGATGTAGAAGATAAAGAAGAGGATTTAAAACCTAGGCCACCAGTTGTAACAGTAATGGGTCACGTAGACCATGGTAAGACATCTTTATTAGATGCAATAAGAAGAACTGAAGTTACTAGTAGTGAAGCTGGAGGTATAACTCAACATATAGGAGCTTCAACTGTAAATATTCAAAATAAAAAAATTGTATTTTTGGATACCCCTGGTCACGAAGCCTTTACAGCTATGAGAGCAAGGGGAGCACAAGCTACAGATATAGCAATATTAGTAGTAGCTGCGGATGATGGAATTATGCCACAAACAATTGAAGCAATAAATCACTCAAAGGCCGCAAATGTACCAATTATAGTTGCTATTAATAAAATGGATAAACCTACTGCTAATCCAGATAGGGTAAAACAAGAATTAACAGAACAAGGTTTAGTTCCTGAAGATTGGGGTGGAGATACTATATGTGTACCAGTTTCTGCTCTTAAAAGAGAGGGAATTGACGAACTGTTAGAAATGATATTATTAGTAGCAGAAATGCAAGAATTAAAAGCTAATCCAAAGAGAAAAGCTGTAGGAATAATCATTGAAGCAGAGCTTGACAAAGGTAAAGGACCATTGGCTTCTGTTTTAGTTCAAAAAGGAACCTTAAATGTTGGAGACAATGTAGTTTCTGGTACTGCACACGGAAGAGTGCGTGCAATGTTAGATGACAAAGGTAAAAGGGTTAAAAAGGCCACACCTTCAATTCCTGTTATGATTTTAGGTTTGTCAGAGGTTCCTGAAGCGGGTGGATACTTATATGCAGTAGAAGATGAAAAAACTGCTAGATTGTATGCTGATATGGTAAAAACAAAGAGAAGAGAAGAACAGATGAAGGCTAGTCAAAAAGTTTCATTAGATGATTTATTTGAACAGATTCAAGCAGGTGAAGTAAAAGATCTTAATGTTGTTATTAAAGCGGATGTAAGAGGTTCTATAGAAGCTATAAAACAATCATTAATAAAATTAGAAACTGATGAAGTAAAAGTTAACATTATACATGGTGGAGTAGGTGGAATCACAGAAAGTGACGTAATGTTAGCTTCAGCATCAAATGCTATAGTTATAGGATTTAATGTTCGTCCTACATTAACAGCTATGGATTTGGCTAAAAATGAAAATGTTGACATAAGAACGTATAGAGTAATATACGATGCAATAGAAGATATTGAATCTGCAATAAAGGGAATGTTAGAACCTAAGATAGTTGAAAAAGTTATTGGTAGATTAGAAGTAAGAGCTACTTTTAAAATACCAAATGCAGGTATGGTAGCAGGTATTTATGTGCTACAAGGAAAAGTTACTAGGAATTCAAAAGTTCGCTTGTTGAGAGATGATATAGTTATATTTGAAGGAAGCATATCTTCATTAAAGAGATTTAAAGATGATGTTAGAGAAATACAGACAGGATATGAAGGTGGAATGGGCCTTGAAAATTATAACGACCTTAAAGAGGGAGATGTAATAGAAGCATATATATTAGAGGAAGTGGAAAGGTAGAGGTGTATTCCTAATGAATAATAAAAGAATTAATAGAATTTCAGAAGAAGTTAAAAAAGTTGTTTCTGATATAATAACTAATGATTTAAAAGATCCTAGAATATCTCCTATGACAACATTGACATATGTAGAAGTAACTAGAGATTTAAGATATGCAAAGGTATATGTTAGTGTATTAGGAGATGAAAATGACAAAAAGGAAACTATAGAAGGATTAGAAAATGCTAAAGGTTTCATAAGAAGAGAAATAGGAAACAGGATAAATTTACGTTATGTACCAGAACCTATATTTAATTTAGATGATTCTATTGAAAAAAGTATCTATATTTCAAAATTGATAGATAAGGTGAATAGAGAAGATGAAAAAAACAGACCAAACGATGATAACTAAAAATAAAAATGTTTATTTCGAAGAATGTATAGAAGCTATTAAAAATAGTGATAATATATTTTTGGCTAGTCATATTCATCCAGATGGTGATAATATTGGTTCACTATTAGCTTTAGGTATGGCATTAAAAACATTTAATAAAAATGTTAATATAATAAAAGTTGATGACATACCTAAAGATTATCTATTTTTACCAAATATAGATTTATTCGTTGAACCAAATCCCAAAGATCCTATTGACCTTTTTATATCATTAGATTGCAGTGATTTAGATAGATTAGGCATTGGTAAGGAATTGGCTATAAAAGCTAATAGGCTTATTAATATTGATCATCATATTACCAATGAAAACTTTGGTGACATAAATATTGTAGATCCTTTTGCTAGTGCAACAGGAGAACTAGTATATCATCTTATTAAAAAAATAGGTATAGAAATAAATAAAGATATTGCTACTTGTATATATGTTGCTATTAGCACTGATACAGGTAGCTTTATGTATGATAGTACTACCAGCGAAACCCATATGATTGCAGCAGACTTAATAAGTAAAGGAATAAATACTAACAATATTATTGTGAATTTATATCAAAGTAGATCCATAGAGAGAACTAAACTTTTCCTAAAAACATTAAATACTTTAGAAGTGATATTTAATGGAAAAGTTGCTTTTGTAATGTTAACTCAAGATATGCTAAAAGAATGCAACGCAAATATGGAGGATTCTGAAGGAATAATATCCTTTGTTAGAGATATTGAAGGCATAGAAGTAGCTTGTATACTAAAGGAATATAAAGAAAATGAAATAAAGTTAAGCTTAAGATCTAAAAATATAGTGGATGTATCTGAAATATGTTTTAAATTTAATGGTGGTGGACATAAAAGAGCAGCAGGATGTACTATATTTGACAATATAAAAAATGTAAAGAATATAATTTCAGATGAAATATATAAATATTTTAGGTGATTTAATGAATGGTTATATTAATGTTTTTAAACCAAGGGGATTGACTTCCCATGATGTTGTTAAAAAGGTAAAGAAAATTTTAAAAGTTAAAAAAGTTGGACATACAGGTACACTTGATCCAAATGCAAGTGGAGTATTACCTATATGTGTAGGAAAAGCTACTAGAACTAGTGAATACTTACTTAATGCTGATAAAACTTATATTGGTGAACTAACCTTAGGAATTAGTACTGATACACAGGATGGAGAAGGTAGTATACTAAACTATTCCAATAAGGAAGTTGAAGAAAAAGATATCATAAGTGTTTTCAACCAATATAAAGGAGAAATATATCAAATTCCACCTATGTATTCAGCATTAAAGTTTAAGGGAAAAAAACTTTATGAATTAGCTAGAACTGGTGTAGAAGTAGAAAGAGAAAAAAGAAGAATTTACATTTATGATATTGATGTATTAAAAATACAAGATAATAGGAAGATTTTGTTTAGTGTTAAATGTTCAAGAGGAACTTACATAAGAACATTATGTAATGATATTGGAGAAGATTTAGGTACCTATGGGTATATGTCCTATTTAATTAGAACAGTTGTAGGACCTTTTAAGCTGTCTGATGCAGTTAGTTTAGAAACTATCCAAGAAAAATGTGAAATAAATAAGGTTGGCGATATATTATATCCTATAGATTATCCATTATCGAATATTGAACCTATATATGTACCCAATTCCTATTATAAACAATTGACAAATGGAATGCCTATTGATATAGATTTAATAAATACTAAAAATATTAATACTAAGGATGATATTTTAAGAGTTTATTGCAAAGATACTTTTATAGGTATAGGAAGAGTAACAAAAGTTAATGAAAGAGTAGTTTTAAAACTTGATAAAGTACTAATGTAAAGGTGATATGATGAATATTTTAACACATGAAAGCAAAGAAAAAGTTGAACACAGAACTGCAGTTGCCTTAGGCAATTTTGATGGTATTCATTTAGGTCATCAGCAACTAATAAATATAATGACATCTGAAAGTGAAAAAAAAGGTTTAATGAGTTCTGTGTTACTTTTTAATAATCATACAAAATCTATAATTAGTAAAGAGTCAAAACCAGGAATACTAACTTCAAATGAACAAAAGTATAGAATTTTAGAATCACTAGGAGTTCAGCTTATCTATACCATGAAATTTAATGAGTCTATAATGAAACTTTCCCCTGAAGAATTTGCTATGGAAATATTAGTTGAGAAAATGAAAGCCAATCTTGTAGTTGTGGGATTTGACTATAAATTTGGTTATAAAGCTAAAGGAGATGCAAAATACTTAAGAAAACTAGGAATTAAATATGGTTTTGATGTAATAGTTGTAGATCCTGTTTATGATAATGACTACATCATAAGTAGTACATTTATTAGAAAACTACTAAAATCAGGTAATATTAAAGAGGCTAACAAATTATTAGGTAGACCCTATACCATAGAAGGTAGAGTTATTGGTGGAAAAAAAAGAGGGAGACAAATGGGTTTTCCAACGGCTAATTTAGAATTACTACAAAATTACTTGATACCAAAATTCGGCGTTTATAAAAGTAAAACAATAATCGATGATATTGAATACAATAGTTTGACAAATATAGGCAAAAATCCAACTTTTAACAATAATATGTGGAGTATTGAGAGTCACATATTAGATTTTAATAAAGATATCTATGGTAATAGAATTTATATAAAATTTTTGGAATACTTAAGAGAAGATAAAAAATTTAATACTAAAGAAGAACTTATTAATCAAATGAATCTTGATATAGAATCTATTAAAAGTAATGATGATATTTACAATTCGACTTGTTTATGATAGAATTGTTCTAGTTGTAAATTACCTTTTGCTAAGTTTATCGTTTCCTCATCGTTATACTTAGCTTAAGGCGAAAACAAATTTGAGGAGGTGTATTGAATGTCTTTAACAAAAGAACAAAAGGACAAAATTATTGATGAGTATAAATTACACGAAGGTGACACTGGTTCTCCAGAAGTTCAAATTGCTATACTCACTTACAGAATTAATTCATTAAATGAGCATCTTAAGGATCACAAGAAAGATCATCATTCTAGAAGAGGTCTTTTGAAGATGGTTGGACAAAGAAGAGGATTGTTAAACTACTTACAGAAGAAAGATATAGAAAGATATCGTAATCTTATTCAAAGACTTGGTATAAGAGGCTAGTCTAGAGCGGGAACACCCGCTCTATTGATTTATTGTGGCTTAATTAATTTTAAAGGTGTTTAATTAATGAAATAAGGTTATAATATATTTGATAAATAGAAATATATTTCAAAGAAAAGGAGGTAAAGTATGGAAAAGGTTTTTAAATATGAATTAGCAGGTAGAGATTTAACTGTTACAATTGGTAAGGTGGCAGAACAGGCTAATGGATCTTGTATAGTTAGATATGGAGATACTGTAGTTTTAGTTACTGCTACTGCTTCAAAAGAACCAAGAGAAGGAATCGATTTTTTCCCACTAAGTGTTGATTTTGAAGAAAGACTTTATTCAGTTGGAAAGATTCCTGGTGGTTTTATAAAAAGAGAGGGTAAACCTAGTGAAAAAGCTATATTAACTTCTAGACTTATTGACAGACCAATAAGACCTTTGTTTCCTAAAGGATACAGAAATGATGTACAAGTTATTGCAACTGTATTATCAGTAGATCAAGATTGTACACCAGATATAGTAGCAATGATTGGTTCATCAATAGCTTTGACTATATCTGATATTCCTTTTGCTGGACCTACTGGTTCAGTATCAATAGGTTTGATTGATGGAGAACTTATTCTAAATCCTACAAGTGATCAAAGAGATAAATCAGATCTTCATTTAATAGTTTCTGGAACAAAAGATGCTGTGATGATGGTTGAAGCTGGAGCAAATGAAGTGCCAGAAAAAGAGATGCTAGAAGCAATAATGTTTGCTCATGATGAAATAAAAAATATTTGTCAATTCGTTGAAGAGATCCAAAATGAAATAGGAAAAGAAAAACAAGAATACCATGTTTTCAAAGCAGAAGAAGAAATAGAAAAAGAGGTAAAAGAGTATGCAACTGATAAACTAATTGAAGCTATACAAACAAAAGATAAGCAAGAAAGAGAAGAAAACATGGATAAGGTAAAAGAAGAAGTTTATGAATATTTCATAGAAAAATATCCAGAAAATGAAAAAGACATTGAAGAAGTTGTACAAGATATAATTAAAGTAGAAGTAAGGAAAATGATAATAGAACAAGGAATAAGACCTGATAATAGAAAGATTGATGAAATCAGACCTATTAGTTGTGACGTTGGTTTATTACCTAGAACTCATGGTTCTGGATTGTTTACAAGAGGTCAAACCCAAGTTTTAACAGTAGCTACATTAGGTGCTTCTAGTGATGTTCAAATAATTGATGGGATTGATGAAACAGAGTCTAAAAGATATATGCATCACTATAATTTTCCTCCATACAGTGTTGGTGATACAAGAGTTATTAGAGGACCAGGAAGAAGAGAGATTGGTCATGGAGCACTTGCAGAAAGAGCATTAGAGCCAGTAATACCACCATATGAAGATTTTCCATATACTCTTAGATTAGTATCTGAAGTGTTAAGCTCAAATGGTTCATCATCTCAAGCAAGCGTTTGTGGTAGTACATTAGCATTGTTAGATGCAGGCGTTCCTATTAAGTTACCAGTAGCCGGAATTGCCATGGGACTTATGAAGTCAGAAGATGATGTGGTTATATTAAGTGATATACAAGGTATGGAAGACTTTTTAGGTGATATGGATTTTAAAGTAGCAGGAACAGAAAAAGGTATTACAGCTATACAAATGGATATAAAAATTGCTGGTATTGGAAGAGAAATACTACAAGAAGCATTAGAAAGAGCACGTATTGGAAGGTTATTCATTTTAAATAAGATGCTACAAGTTATTTCAGAACCACGTAATGAATTATCCCCTTATGCTCCAAGAATATTTACTATGGAAATACATCCAGACAAGATAAGAGATGTAATAGGACCTGGTGGA is a window of Anaerosalibacter sp. Marseille-P3206 DNA encoding:
- the nusA gene encoding transcription termination factor NusA, with the translated sequence MKAEFIEALQEIEKDKGISKEIIFDALEAALISGYKKNFGSSQNVEVEIDRTTGSVKVFAKKTVVEDVEDELLEMSIEEAKKIDLKYEIGDVVQLEVTPKDFGRIAAQTAKQVVMQKIKEAEREVIFDEFINRENEIVTGLVQRVSKNIVYIDLGKTEGVLPPTEQIEGEVYEQGDRIKVFILEVKKTTKGPQIVLSRSHPGLVKRLFELEVPEIQEGVVEIYAISREAGSRTKLAVFSREENVDPVGACVGFKGSRVKAIVDELNGEKIDIVIWSKNMDEFIANSLSPSKVINVDIDEKERSAVVVVPDYQLSLAIGKEGQNARLAAKLTNWKIDIKSESQYKEEKE
- the rnpM gene encoding RNase P modulator RnpM encodes the protein MKKKKMPLRKCVACGENKPKKELIRIVNNKEEGVILDLTGKKNGRGAYICRNIECLNLAIKNKKLSRALETEVPDTIYDELKEVIDSK
- the infB gene encoding translation initiation factor IF-2 translates to MTKIRVYELAKELGVSSKELIEKIEDLELDISSHMSTIEEEEADLIKELLEGEEEKQKKGDKKLKPKKMTKEKEVTKDEGKKEDEAKEVEIIELEENIIVKDLADKLGVTASQVITKLISLGVMVSQNQSIDFDIASIIAEEFGFITEKSVPEDDGFKEELDELVFDVEDKEEDLKPRPPVVTVMGHVDHGKTSLLDAIRRTEVTSSEAGGITQHIGASTVNIQNKKIVFLDTPGHEAFTAMRARGAQATDIAILVVAADDGIMPQTIEAINHSKAANVPIIVAINKMDKPTANPDRVKQELTEQGLVPEDWGGDTICVPVSALKREGIDELLEMILLVAEMQELKANPKRKAVGIIIEAELDKGKGPLASVLVQKGTLNVGDNVVSGTAHGRVRAMLDDKGKRVKKATPSIPVMILGLSEVPEAGGYLYAVEDEKTARLYADMVKTKRREEQMKASQKVSLDDLFEQIQAGEVKDLNVVIKADVRGSIEAIKQSLIKLETDEVKVNIIHGGVGGITESDVMLASASNAIVIGFNVRPTLTAMDLAKNENVDIRTYRVIYDAIEDIESAIKGMLEPKIVEKVIGRLEVRATFKIPNAGMVAGIYVLQGKVTRNSKVRLLRDDIVIFEGSISSLKRFKDDVREIQTGYEGGMGLENYNDLKEGDVIEAYILEEVER
- the rbfA gene encoding 30S ribosome-binding factor RbfA, giving the protein MNNKRINRISEEVKKVVSDIITNDLKDPRISPMTTLTYVEVTRDLRYAKVYVSVLGDENDKKETIEGLENAKGFIRREIGNRINLRYVPEPIFNLDDSIEKSIYISKLIDKVNREDEKNRPNDDN
- a CDS encoding DHH family phosphoesterase, whose amino-acid sequence is MKKTDQTMITKNKNVYFEECIEAIKNSDNIFLASHIHPDGDNIGSLLALGMALKTFNKNVNIIKVDDIPKDYLFLPNIDLFVEPNPKDPIDLFISLDCSDLDRLGIGKELAIKANRLINIDHHITNENFGDINIVDPFASATGELVYHLIKKIGIEINKDIATCIYVAISTDTGSFMYDSTTSETHMIAADLISKGINTNNIIVNLYQSRSIERTKLFLKTLNTLEVIFNGKVAFVMLTQDMLKECNANMEDSEGIISFVRDIEGIEVACILKEYKENEIKLSLRSKNIVDVSEICFKFNGGGHKRAAGCTIFDNIKNVKNIISDEIYKYFR
- the truB gene encoding tRNA pseudouridine(55) synthase TruB; protein product: MNGYINVFKPRGLTSHDVVKKVKKILKVKKVGHTGTLDPNASGVLPICVGKATRTSEYLLNADKTYIGELTLGISTDTQDGEGSILNYSNKEVEEKDIISVFNQYKGEIYQIPPMYSALKFKGKKLYELARTGVEVEREKRRIYIYDIDVLKIQDNRKILFSVKCSRGTYIRTLCNDIGEDLGTYGYMSYLIRTVVGPFKLSDAVSLETIQEKCEINKVGDILYPIDYPLSNIEPIYVPNSYYKQLTNGMPIDIDLINTKNINTKDDILRVYCKDTFIGIGRVTKVNERVVLKLDKVLM
- a CDS encoding bifunctional riboflavin kinase/FAD synthetase, encoding MNILTHESKEKVEHRTAVALGNFDGIHLGHQQLINIMTSESEKKGLMSSVLLFNNHTKSIISKESKPGILTSNEQKYRILESLGVQLIYTMKFNESIMKLSPEEFAMEILVEKMKANLVVVGFDYKFGYKAKGDAKYLRKLGIKYGFDVIVVDPVYDNDYIISSTFIRKLLKSGNIKEANKLLGRPYTIEGRVIGGKKRGRQMGFPTANLELLQNYLIPKFGVYKSKTIIDDIEYNSLTNIGKNPTFNNNMWSIESHILDFNKDIYGNRIYIKFLEYLREDKKFNTKEELINQMNLDIESIKSNDDIYNSTCL
- the rpsO gene encoding 30S ribosomal protein S15, yielding MSLTKEQKDKIIDEYKLHEGDTGSPEVQIAILTYRINSLNEHLKDHKKDHHSRRGLLKMVGQRRGLLNYLQKKDIERYRNLIQRLGIRG
- the pnp gene encoding polyribonucleotide nucleotidyltransferase, translated to MEKVFKYELAGRDLTVTIGKVAEQANGSCIVRYGDTVVLVTATASKEPREGIDFFPLSVDFEERLYSVGKIPGGFIKREGKPSEKAILTSRLIDRPIRPLFPKGYRNDVQVIATVLSVDQDCTPDIVAMIGSSIALTISDIPFAGPTGSVSIGLIDGELILNPTSDQRDKSDLHLIVSGTKDAVMMVEAGANEVPEKEMLEAIMFAHDEIKNICQFVEEIQNEIGKEKQEYHVFKAEEEIEKEVKEYATDKLIEAIQTKDKQEREENMDKVKEEVYEYFIEKYPENEKDIEEVVQDIIKVEVRKMIIEQGIRPDNRKIDEIRPISCDVGLLPRTHGSGLFTRGQTQVLTVATLGASSDVQIIDGIDETESKRYMHHYNFPPYSVGDTRVIRGPGRREIGHGALAERALEPVIPPYEDFPYTLRLVSEVLSSNGSSSQASVCGSTLALLDAGVPIKLPVAGIAMGLMKSEDDVVILSDIQGMEDFLGDMDFKVAGTEKGITAIQMDIKIAGIGREILQEALERARIGRLFILNKMLQVISEPRNELSPYAPRIFTMEIHPDKIRDVIGPGGKMINKIIDETGVKIDIDDDGKVTIAAVDVEMGNKAIDMINKVTKDVEVGEMYLGKVTRIVPFGAFVEILNGKEGLVHISNIAWERINKVEDVLSVGDEILVKVTEIDNQGRINLSRKDALPKEENNNSDNEK